ATCTGATGCTGCCCAACTTCAGTTGTTATAAATGTATTTTCGCCTGCAATCTTGTTTATACATTCGCAGATAAATTTTGGATTTATAGAATGCTCTGGCTTTTTGTCGTAACATTCAGGATATTCTTTTTTCCACGCCTGAATTTGCTCAATCCATTTCTTGCGTTCTTTTTTTTCAACGGAAGGAATAAGGCGGTTAAGAATCTGCTTTAAATCTCCAACAAGAGATGTGTAAGCCGGAATATTTTTATTAATTTCCGCAGGGTCAATGTCAATGTGGACAACTTTTGCATTCTGCGCAAATTTAGAAGAATCCAAAATAACACGGTCGCTGAATCTTGAGCCAAGTGAAATCAAAAGGTCGCATTCTGTAACGCCCATATTGCTTGCTTTTGTTCCGTGCATTCCAATCATCCAAGTACATAGCGGATGATTTGCCGGGAACGATGAACGTGCCATGAGACTTTCACTTACAGGAATGTTCGCTTTTTCCGCAAGTTCCAGAAGTTCTTTTTCCGCGCCGCTTATTCCAATTCCGCCGCCAGCATAAATAAAAGGACGCTCCGAATTATTTATAAGCTCTGCAACTTTTTTTATGTTCTCTTCTGAAGGAATATTTATTTCAGCAATTCTTTTTAAATTTGAATGATTTTCTATAAGAATGTCGTTTCTTTCGTTTTCTTTTGAAAGCGGCTCAAATTCAACTTCCGCAGCAGTAACGTCTTTTAAAATATCAATCAGAACAGGACCGGGACGGCCAGTCTTTGCGATGAAAAATGCTTCACGGATAGTTTTTGCCAAATCCTTTACATCGCGAACCATGAAATTCTGCTTTGTAATCGGCATAGTTACGCCTGTAATGTCGATTTCCTGAAACGTGTCTTTTCCCAAAAGATTGTTTGGAACGTTGCAAGTTATTGCGACAATCGGGCTTGAATCCATGTACGCAGTTGCGATTCCTGTAACAAGATTTGTAGCACCCGGACCGCTTGTTGCCATGCACACTCCGACTCTTCCTGTTGCGCGCGCATACCCATCCGCGGCATGGGCAGCACCTTGTTCATGCGCAGTCAATATGTGATTTATTCTGCCTGAATTTTTATAAAGAGCGTCATAAATGTTAAGAATATTTCCGCCCGGATAACCAAAAACAGTATCAACTCCCTGCTCTATAAGGCATTCTATAACAACTTGTGAACCTGTAATTTTCATTTTTCAATATTCCTTTCTATTTTTTATTTACTGAAGAATTGCACCTTTGTCCGGCCGCAGCCTGCGGCTGCTTACCGAGTTTGCCATTCGGCAAACTCGCAGAACATTGGCTACTGTAGAATCGCTCCCTTATCGGCACTGGAAACAAGTTTAGCATAGCGTGCCAGGTAGCCGGTTTTTACTTTCGGCTCCGGGGCAATCCACTTTGCCTTGCGTGCGGCAAGCTCCTCGTCGCTTACTTCAAGATGGATTTTGTAGTTGTTTATGTCCAAAGTGATTTTGTCGCCTTCCTGAACAAGCGCAATCGGACCGCCGACAGCCGCTTCAGGCGAACAGTGTCCAAGAGAAGCGCCACGTGTAGCACCGCTGAATCGCCCATCGGTGATAAGCGCAACTTGCTTGTCCAAGCCCTGACCTGCAAGAGCCGCTGTAACCGCAAGCATCTCACGCATTCCAGGACCGCCTTTTGGACCTTCATAGCGGATTACAACAACATCGCCCGGCTTAATCTGGGATTTCTGGACAGCTTCCATTGCCTCGCTTTCATCGTTGAACACGCGCGCAGGTCCAGTGTGGTGCATAAGTTCTTTTGCGCAGGCTGAACGTTTTACAACTGTTCCGTTCGGGGCAAGATTTCCAAACAAAATTGCAATTCCGCCGTTGTCGCTGAACGGATTTTCAATCGGGCGAAGAATTTCAGGATTGCGGTTTTTAACGCCGGCAATATTTTCTGCGATTGTTTTTCCTGTGGCGGTAATCAAAGATGTATTTATAAGGTTCTTTTTTGCAAGTTCAGCCAAAACCGCCTGCACACCGCCCGCATCATCCAGCTCGCACATAAAAGTGTGCCCTGCAGGAGCCAAGTGGCAAAGATTTGGAGTCCGCTCAGAAATTTTATTAACCTCGTGCAAGTCAATGTCAATTCCAGCCTCGTGCGCAATAGCCGGAACGTGCAGCATTGTGTTGGAAGAGCAGCCGAGCGCCATGTCCGCAGTCAACGCATTGCGGAAATTTTCAGCCGTCATCATCTGTCGCGCGGTAATTCCTTTTTTATACAAATTCATAACAGCCATACCAGCGTGCTTTGCAAGCGCGATTCGTTCACCTGTTACGGCAGGAATTGTTCCGTTTCCAGGAAGTCCAAGCCCCAAAACTTCAGTAAGGCAGTTCATTGAGTTCGCGGTGAACATTCCAGAGCAAGCTCCGCAGCCCGGACAAGCGCGGTGCTCCATTTCCTTAAGCTGTTCCTCGGTGATTTTTCCAACAGCAAGACCGCCAACCGCCTCAAACATATCAGTAAGCGAAAGATTCTTGCCCGAATAAGGATTCGACTTGTCATTTCCAGGAAGATGTCCCGGCATCATCGGACCGCCAGAAACAAAAACGGTCGGCAAATCAAGGCGCGCGGCAGCCATCAGCATTCCCGGAACAATCTTGTCGCAGTTAGGAATCATAACAAGAGCGTCAAACTGGTGAGCCTTCGCAACACATTCAACACTGTCGGCAATAAGCTCGCGTGTTACAAGCGAATATTTCATTCCCTCGTGGCCCATCGCGATTCCATCACAAACGCCAATCGCAGGAAATTCAATCGGAGTTCCGCCAGCCATTCTAACGCCAGCCTTAACAGCCTCCGCAATCCGGTCAAGCTCAATGTGCCCCGGAATAAGTTCATTTTTTGCGCAGATAACACCAACCAGCGGCTGATCCAATTCCTCATCAGTATAACCAGAAGCATAAAAAAGAGAGCGGTGCGGCGCGCGGGCAACACCCTTACAAGCATTATCACTTTTTTTTGTCATAGTTGAACCTCGATATAAAAACTTCCTCTAAAAATCAAAAGTTTTAAAATGTACTTTCCTATAAAAAGAGCTTCAAAAGCCAGACGATTTTTGAAACTATTTTCCATTATACAAAAATATACGGATTTGTAAAAGTCAGAGCATTCTTAAAAAGGCAAACTGAATTTCAGCGCAAAAATTATCTTCGTCCAAAAGCCTCAAGATTTGCAAGTCCTCTTTTAAACTGCGGAATTCTTGCGCAAGCTGTTGTGTTCAGCGGACTTGTTTCGCCTCGCTTAAGAAAATGAT
This genomic stretch from uncultured Treponema sp. harbors:
- the ilvB gene encoding biosynthetic-type acetolactate synthase large subunit, with the translated sequence MKITGSQVVIECLIEQGVDTVFGYPGGNILNIYDALYKNSGRINHILTAHEQGAAHAADGYARATGRVGVCMATSGPGATNLVTGIATAYMDSSPIVAITCNVPNNLLGKDTFQEIDITGVTMPITKQNFMVRDVKDLAKTIREAFFIAKTGRPGPVLIDILKDVTAAEVEFEPLSKENERNDILIENHSNLKRIAEINIPSEENIKKVAELINNSERPFIYAGGGIGISGAEKELLELAEKANIPVSESLMARSSFPANHPLCTWMIGMHGTKASNMGVTECDLLISLGSRFSDRVILDSSKFAQNAKVVHIDIDPAEINKNIPAYTSLVGDLKQILNRLIPSVEKKERKKWIEQIQAWKKEYPECYDKKPEHSINPKFICECINKIAGENTFITTEVGQHQMWTAQFYPFTKPRTFITSGGLGTMGFGTGAAMGVQFADKNNCVVHIAGDGSFRMNCNELATIQHYNLPIVIIVVNNHALGNVRMWQRLFYGKRFSQTTLDFGPDWCKLADAYGIKGYKASNAKEFEKVFKEAFDAKKPAVIDAEVDIDEMVLPMVPGGKPIYDMIMKLSEEDMN
- the ilvD gene encoding dihydroxy-acid dehydratase, which codes for MTKKSDNACKGVARAPHRSLFYASGYTDEELDQPLVGVICAKNELIPGHIELDRIAEAVKAGVRMAGGTPIEFPAIGVCDGIAMGHEGMKYSLVTRELIADSVECVAKAHQFDALVMIPNCDKIVPGMLMAAARLDLPTVFVSGGPMMPGHLPGNDKSNPYSGKNLSLTDMFEAVGGLAVGKITEEQLKEMEHRACPGCGACSGMFTANSMNCLTEVLGLGLPGNGTIPAVTGERIALAKHAGMAVMNLYKKGITARQMMTAENFRNALTADMALGCSSNTMLHVPAIAHEAGIDIDLHEVNKISERTPNLCHLAPAGHTFMCELDDAGGVQAVLAELAKKNLINTSLITATGKTIAENIAGVKNRNPEILRPIENPFSDNGGIAILFGNLAPNGTVVKRSACAKELMHHTGPARVFNDESEAMEAVQKSQIKPGDVVVIRYEGPKGGPGMREMLAVTAALAGQGLDKQVALITDGRFSGATRGASLGHCSPEAAVGGPIALVQEGDKITLDINNYKIHLEVSDEELAARKAKWIAPEPKVKTGYLARYAKLVSSADKGAILQ